In Nostoc edaphicum CCNP1411, the sequence GGATATCAAGCTACCCAACACTTAATAGGTACGATAAACATTTCAATTGAGAATAATAAAGCAACAGCTACCTCTTATCTCCATGCGACTCATAAACGTTCAGAAACCAGCATTGATGTCGCTAATGGCACTTATGAAGATAAACTCATCAAAACAAATGGGCGTTGGAAAATTCGTAATCGTACTCTCAAACTTATCGATTTCTTGAATCTCAGTTCCCCAACTACTGCTTCCTCAAGCACTAATGCCCGAAGCACTAATTCTTCTGCTACCTTTGTCAGACCAAATATACCTCGTTTAAAAGAATAATTCTTCAGGACAGAATGGGATTAATACGGGTTGCATAAGTCTTCTTTACCTCCTTAATAACATAGAAAAAGGGGTGAATATTTAAATTCACCCCTTTTTTCTTTGCTACTTGATTGAAACATAGTGCAAGGTCAAATTCAGTTTGATTTCAATAATTGGAAGCTTTGACAAACTTTTGCAGTTAGCCTTGATTCTGTTTAATGTATGAATAGAGAAGTTCGCGATCGCTCTGCGGATTTACAATTAAGCATGGACTATTCCCGTGATTTCCATTACTTACAAGAACAACAGTAATACCTATCCGGGGGCAAACCCCTAAGCAACTGGTGCTAACCACCCGAAAATCACCCCATAAGCCCTCAAATTTTAAACGAGACTTCAACCAATTCTCTAAGTCTTCGGAAGCCGTTGAGCCTGACTGCTCGTTTGCACATTGTGAACATACAAGCACCAAACCAGACTCCCATCGGGGAGAAACAGTTGGAATGGAAGTTTCTAATGGGCGAGAGTTTATTACAGGCGATGGTTGCTGAGAATTAGATGAAAACTCCTTGAAGATACGTCGGAGTAATACTTTAATACGCTGGATCAATTTTTTCATGTACGACCACCTATTTCTCTGACAGGATAGTGTAAATTTCCTGTTTAGTCTGTTCTAGTAGATCGTCCAAAAAATGCTAACCTATGCCAAGCAGACATGATATTACTATCTTTAATTGCAACTCAGTATTACAATCTAGGGGTTCCCACTCGCTGGGGAAACTATATGGAATCAAAACATGACTAAGCTGATCGAATACGAAGAAGCCAGCGACGAAGTACGTGCAGTGTATGATGACATCCGCGTTACACGTCAAAATGACTACATCAATAACTTCTGGAAAGCCATAGCCAACCATCCCCCCACTTTACAACGAACGTGGCAAACGCTAAAGGAAGTGATGAGCAGTCCTGGTGAGATTGATCCACTAATGCGCGAACTGATTTATATCGCCGTGAGTGCAACCAATGGCTGTGAGTACTGCATCGCCTCGCACACAGCGGCGGCGCGTGCCAAGGGTATGAATGATACTATGTTTGGGGAACTAATGGCGATCGCAGCCACAGCCAACATGACCAATCGCCTCGCCAACGGCTATCAGATTCCAATAGACGAGAAATTCAAGACGTAGCAGTACCGCCTTGTCTATCCCTGCTTCAAAATAAGGTTTAGCAGAATTATTCACTATGCCCAAGGTTCAGATTAACGGGATTGATTTGTTCTACGACATTAAGGGAACAGGTGAGCCTTTGCTATTAATAGCTGGCTTTCTTTGTGATCATGCTTATTGGTCGCTGATTATGCCATCGCTGGTTTCGCAGTATCAAGTCATTCGCTTGGATAACCGAGGTATGGGGAGAAGTTCTGCTCCCGAAAGTCCCTATAGTTTGAAACAGATGGCTGGTGACGTTGCAACATTGCTTGACCACATCGGAATTAATCAGGTGCATCTAGCTGGTCATTCAATGGGTAGTCAGATAGCCCAAGAACTAGTGTTAGCGCACCCTGAAAAGGTAAAAAGTCTGATGCTACTTTCATCTTTGGCAAAAGGTGATGCATTATTCAACAGCATCATCGAGACTTGGGGCGATCTTCCTAATAATGTAGACTTAAAACTTTATGAAAAAGTCGTATTGCCCTGGATATTTACAGATGCGTTTTACTCGATTCCTGGAATGATCGAAGGTCTGATTGAATTTGCCATCAGATATCCTTTTCCACCTGCAACTCATTCACTCTATCATCACAGCCAAGCCATCCTTGGTAGTGACACAACAAATCTTCTCCAACAAATTCATTGTCCTACCTTAGTTCTAGTTGGGAAACAAGATATTCTCACTCCACTAAAGTTTTCTCAGCAACTTGCTCAAGGAATTCCCAATGCTGAACTTGTAGTCATCGAACGTGGTGGTCATGGCTTCTTGATTGAGTCGCCGGATGCTGTGGTTTCAGCCATGCTCAACTTTCTGGGGAAGTTGAAGCCCGCTTATAGCAATTTTGGATTTTAGATTTTGGATTTTAGATTACTTGCTAAAACCCTGTTTCGAGAATCCCAAATAATATTAACTATCTTAAATTTGATATTCTGCTCAATTCGTCGATTTTAACTTTACAGATTATTACTATTTAACTAGCTGACGTAATTTTTTAAATAAAATATTTACCAGACTTAATGTTAGTATAAATATAATTTAATGTCTGATGATACCTCTTACTGTTGGCGATCCGATTCCGTGGTTCATTCTTCCCTCAACCTCAAATCCAACCTTTCACTTTAATTCTGTTGGCGGATACCGTAGTATTTTGTTTTTTTTCGGAAGTTCTAAAAACAACTATATTCGGAAGATTATTGATGATTTTTCTAACCAGCAGCAGCAGTTAGCTACGTATCAAGTGCCATTCTTTGGTGTGAGCATAGACACAGATGACACTTTTCTGGCAGAGTTAATACAGAATAAAACTTATTTTAAATTTCTTTGGGATTTTGAACGGAAAGTTAGTTTCCAATACGGTGTTTGTCAACCAAATAAGCAGGCAAATAACGAACTACAATACAGACCAACAATTTTTGTTTTGGATGAAAATCTACGAGTTATACAGGTTTTGCCAATCTTAGCTACTACTCAACCTTGTGAGCAAGTATTTGAGTTTATCAAAAGCTTACCGGCAATCTCACAAAATATTCCAGCCGCAAGACAAGCACCTGTTTTATTCATACCAAATGTGCTGAATCAAAGCTTTTGCCAACATTTAATTGATTTGTACGAGGCAGATGGTGGTGAAGATTCTGGCTTCATGCGACAAATCGACGGTAAAACAGTTGGAGTTTATGACTATGAATTTAAAAAACGCCGAGATTATTTAATTTCTGATCCTCAACTATTGAAGCAAATCAATGAACTGATGATGCGACGGGTTAAACCAGAAATAGAGAAAGCGTTCCAGTTTAGTATCACTCGCTTTGAACGGTACTTGGTATCCTGCTACGAAGCAACTGATAAAGGCTTCTTTAATCGTCATCGCGATAATACTACCACAGGTACGGTACACCGAAGATTTGCTATGTCACTGAATCTCAATACTGGCGCTTACGAAGGCGGAGAACTACGATTTCCAGAGTATGGACTCCAGCTTTATAGTCCCAATGCGGGAGAAGCAGTGATTTTTTCTTGCTCTCTACTGCATGAAGCTACTCCTGTAACAAGTGGACGGCGTTTTGTTCTTCTGTCGTTCTTTTACAATGACCAAGATGCCCGATTAAGGGAAGAAAATAGCAAGTATGTTGTACTCGATAATACTAATAGTGATTAGCTAAACTTTCTAATTAAGAGATTTGACCAAATCCACCGCCGCCAGGAGTTTCTATTATAAAAACATCTCCAGTTTTCATCTCTACTGTTGCTGTGCTGTCTAAATTTTCTTCGATTCCATTCTGACGTTGTATCCAGTTGCATCCTACTTTTCCTGCTTCCCCACCATTTAATCCAAAGGGAGGAATCAGCCGATGCCCAGAGAGAATATTAGCTGTAATCTGTTCTAGAAATCGAATGCGGCGAACAACTCCATTACCACCCGAATATTTTCCTTTACCACCGCTATCAGGACGAAGACTAAAGCTTTCTAAAAGAACAGGATAACGGGTTTCTAAGACTTCTGGATCGGTCAAGCGGGAGTTCGTCATGTGGGAATGAACACCATCAGTTCCGTCAAAATTAATCCCCGCTCCAGAGCCGCCGCAGATAGTTTCATAATATTGATATTGCTCATTACCAAAAGTAAAATTATTCATCGTTCCTTGAGAAGCAGCCATGACACCCAAAGCACCATATAAAGCATCGACAATGGTTTGAGAAGTTTCTACATTACCTGCTACTACTGCTGCGGGATAGGTTGGGTTGAGCATACAGCCAACCGGGATAATAATTTCTAGAGGATTAAGACACCCAGCATTGAGAGGAATATTATCATCAACTAAAGTACGGAAGACATATAAGACTGCTGCTTGAGTTACAGCTTTAGGAGCATTAAAATTACTATTTAGTTGTAGAGAAGTTCCAGTAAAATCAATGGTAGCACTGCGATTTTCTGGGTAAATCGTTACTTTAACTTGAATTTGCGCTCCATCATCCATTTTATAAGTAAATGAGCCATCCTTGAGAACTGCGATCGCACGTCTAACAGACTCCTCAGCATTAGCTTGCACAAATTTCATATAAGCCTGAACAGTATCAAGCTCATATTGTGAAACCATTTTACGAAGTTCTTGAACTCCTCTTTCATTTGCGGCAATTTGTGCTTTGAAATCAGCTATATTTTGGTCAGGGTTACGAGCCGGATAAGTATGATTTGAGAGGTGCTGTTTTACTGCATTTTCTCGAAAATTTCCCTCTTCAACCAAAAGGAAATTATCAAAGAGAATTCCTTCTTCTTCTACTGTGGTACTGTTGGGAGGCATTGAACCAGGAGCAATTCCACCAATATCGGCTTGGTGTCCACGAGAAGCGACAAAAAAGAGGGGAGTGAAGCATGGATTATTTTCACTACTTTCCAAAAAAACTGGGGTAATTGTAGTGACATCAGGAAGGTGGGTTCCGCCGTTATAGGGGTTATTAGATAGATAGACATTTCCCGGTTTTATTGTGTCGCCTTTATCATTAATTAAACTACGGACACTTTCACTCATTGAGCCTAAATGTACAGGAATATGAGGGGCATTTGCTACTAATAATCCTGATGAGTCAAAAATAGCGCAGGAGAAATCTAGCCTTTCTTTGATATTCACTGATGTGGCTGTATTTTGTAACACAATTCCCATTTGTTCGGCGATAAATTGATAGAGATTTTTGAATATTTCTAAACGGATTGGATCTGGTTGAGATTTTATGTGCATTTTTGATTCCTTTTTCTAAAAAAAAGTGCAAATGTGTAACAAAGATAACTAATATTGATTCTCCTGCAAATACAGATTAAACCTGATAGATTCATCAACCTTTACGCTTTAAAATCAGATGATTACGTTCAGTTAATCTGGCGTTCCAGTTAGGTTCAACTACAATTGTGCCAATTTTTTCAACGATGATCGCAGGGCCATTAATACTATCTTCTGGTTGCAAATCTTCCCGTCGATAAATAGGTGTATCATGCCATTTGTTATGACTAAACATTCTAACTGTCTCAACACATACGGGGGCTTCATCTAGAAAACGGGTACGAGTAATTAATGCTTCTTCGGGGGTATCCATTTTCTGAATTACTTCCACTGAAGCAGATTCGACAATTAAGCTTTTCTCTAATTGAATAAAACCATAGCGAGATTGATGTTCAGTTTCAAACTCTTGTCGCATCATTACCACATTATCGGCAAAATTAACGCTCATGGGAGAGTTAGTTCCCTCATATTTTAAGTTAATTTTTCTGACTATTTCTACTTGACTCAGTGCCTCATCTATTTCACTTCTAGCTTGAGTTTCTAAATATTCCATTAACTGCTGTAACTGAGGTATTAATCCTTGGCTTAAAGGTTGTTCAACTCCTCCTTCTCTAATTGCCCGCACATCCGCTAATCCCATGCCATAAGCAGAGAGAACGCCAGCATAAGGATGTAAAAATATTGTTTTCATTCCCAAGGTATCGGCAATTAAACAAGCAACCTGCCCACCTGCACCGCCAAAACAACAAAGCACATATTGGGTAACATCATAACCCCGTTGCAGACTGATTTTTTTTATTGCATTCGCCATATTTTCCACTGCGATCGCAATAAATCCAGCGGCTACTTCTTCGGGAGTAGAATGATTTAATGTAATGGCTTGAATATCTTGGGCTAATTGTGTAAATTGCTGAATGACAGTATCTTTATCTAAAGGTGAATTTCCATCAATTCCAAAAACTGAGGGAAAATATTGTGGGTGGATTTTACCTAACATCACATTGGCATCAGTAACCGCTAATGGCCCACCACGCCGATAACAAGCAGGCCCAGGATTTGATCCAGCAGATTTAGGCCCAACACGATAACTAGAACCATCAAAAAAGAGAACTGAACCACCGCCAGCAGCAATAGTATTAATTGCTAATACAGGAACTCGCATCCGCGCCCCAGCAATTTCCGAATCTAGTTGTCGTTCATACTCTCCTTTAAAGTGGGCAACATCTGTACTGGTTCCACCCATATCAAAGGTAATAACTAACTCGAAACCTGCTCTTTTACTAGTTTGGACTGCGCCAACAATACCGCCAGCCGGGCCACTTAAAATACTATCTTTACCTTGAAATTGTTCGGCTGCAACTAAACCGCCATCAGATTTCATGAACATTAATTTGACTTCGGGTAACTGACTCGCTACTTGGTTGACGTAGCGCCGCAGAATAGGAGTTAAATAAGCATCGACTACTGTTGTATCTCCTCGGCTAACCAACTTCATTAAGGGACTAACTTGATGGGATACGGATATCTGCGTAAAGCCAATTTCTTGGGCAAGCTGGGCTATTTGTTGTTCATGATTGGGATAGCGATCGCTGTGCATAAAAACAATCGCACCACTCCGAATTCCTGTGTGGTAAACTGCTTGTAAGTCACTTTTGACTTGTTCAATATTTATCGGTATTAATTCATTTCCTTTGGCATCATAGCGTTCATCTATCTCAATCACCTGCTCATAAAGCATGGTTGGTAAAACGATATGGCGAGCAAAGATATTAGGACGATTTTGGTAGCCAATTCGCAGCGCATCTTTAAACCCTTTAGTGATGAGAAGAACGACGCGATCGCCTTTCCTTTCTAATAGCGCATTTGTTGCTACAGTTGTCCCCATTTTTAGCACTTCTATCGCTTCTGTAGGAATGGGTTCGTTGTTCGTAATACCTATGATATCCCGAATACCTTGGATGGCTGCATCTTGGTATTGTTCAGGATTTTCTGAAAGTAGTTTGTAGACTATTATCCATTGATGATTAGACAAAGGGACAATTAAAAAACGTTTAGGATGTTTTGAGAGTCCATCTATAATTGCTTGATTATTAGTAACAGCAACAATATCTGTGAATGTTCCACCACGGTCAGCAAAAACTTTCAACATTACTATGTTTACTCGACACTATAGAGGTAGCATAACAATAGCCAGCAATATTGCTTGAAAGTTTGTTAAAGAAAAATACAGAGTTCAGAATTATCTTCCCAGTCTACAATCTCTAGTACAGCACAGCGTAAATAAACCACCCATTCCCAATCAACAAAACCCTTACGCTGTTTTAATTTTTAATTTTTAATTTCGCTTGGGTGCAGTACAGTTTTGACCTCTCTCCAAACCTCTCTCCTTTTAGGAGAGAGGCTTTGAATCTTACTCCCCTTTCCTTGAAGGAAAGGAGCTGGGGGTTAGGTCTGTATTTCATGCAATTGGGAACCGCTATATCATTAGTACCAAATGACTAATGACTAAATGGGCGGGTTGCTATACCTTCTACCCCTTGAAATGATGGGATTACCGCCGATTTTCGTTGATTATTAACTCCGCAAAGAGGTCACATTCATATCATCATTTAATCTGCGAATCAGACGGGATAATTCACGAATGATATTCACTGCAATTTCGGGAGTTTCTTCGATCGCATCATACAGCTGCTCTTGCGTCAGTTCTAAAAATTCACAAGGTTCCAGAGTCGTTGCGGTGGCGGAACGAGGTTGAGTATCAAATACTGCCATCTCCCCGAAGTATTTTCCCTGTTCCACCTCTGCCAATTGTTTATTCCCAATGTGAACTTTAACCCGACCTGACACGACAATATAGAGCGATCGCCCTTCTTCTCCCTGTCGAAAGATGGTGTAATTAGCTGGAAATGACAATTCGTTCATCACTGAAGTGAGCCGCACAATAAAATCATCCCGCAATTCCTTAAAAATGGGGACTCGCCGGACAAATAATAAACGGTCAACACTGGTTAACATAATTACAAGTTAAAATCCAACATTACTGAACATCTTAAAACTGAAGTTAGAGGGCGATTAGTCATATTAACCGATGTTGAATGCTAGCTGCCAAGAATATCCCAGGCTTTAGCATCTGAAAAGAGTTCTCTTCAATAGGAGCGATGCCTACGGCGGTAAACTACGCTCTTAAACTTCTCAGATACTAACTCAGTATTAGGTATGACGAACTGCTACTCTCTCCTATGCGGTTTAGTTGTCATGTAGAAAGCCCAAAACATATAGTCAATTTGTTAATCACTTTTATTTATCGTTTTAAAAAACAAGAGTATTTGCTCTTATTTGGCTAAAAGCCATAATATTGAGTTCATTAGCTCCCAAGGTACCTTGCTGAGAAAAAAATCACCAATTTGATTAGAGGCATAGTTTAGCGCTATAGGCATCGCCTCCAAAAATCCTACAAGTTGGAAAATTGACTGATTACTAGCGAACCTCGATTGGTTGTCGTTAGGTAAAACAGTCAGAAAATCTCCTGAACTGCATTCACATTGAGAAGCAGAGTAAGACAAACAGCATTGAATTATCGTGAGCAACAATTATGAGTTGGCTAATTAGTACATTAATTATTGGAATCTCTGTCGCCTTTGCAACCACTTTTGACGACAATTTATACTTAACGGCCTTCTTCGGAAAAGTCAATCGCAGCTTTCGTCCTAAGCATATTGTTCTCGGTGAATTTCTGGGATTCACTACCTTAGTATGTGCTAGTCTCCCTGGTTTCTTCGGCGGTCTAATTATTCCTAGCACCTGGATTGGTTTGCTAGGTTTGCTTCCTATTGCCATCGGTATCAGTAATTTCATCAGTCGAGAAGACGAAGAAGAGACAGTGCAAGCTGTGTCAGTTGACTTAACTCCTAGCAAATCTGAACGCCAGAAGAAATCACTATTCGCAACCATCCGCGATCCTCAAACCTACCGCGTTTCGGCTGTCACCATTGCCAATGGAGGAAACAACATTGGAATCTATGTACCGTTGTTTGCTAGCAGCAATCTTCCAAGTTTGGGTGTAATTGTCTGTGTTTGCTATTTCACTGTTGGTACGTGGTGCTTACTCTCTTACAACCTGACTCGTAATCCTCTGATGACACCCGTTTTAACTCGTTATGGTCGGAAAATCTTCCCCTTTGTCTTGATTTACTTGGGACTCTCTATCTTGATTAAAAGTGAAACATATCGACTTTTACCTAGTTTGGCAATGCTTGGCAACTAAGTATGAGGCGATGCGGCGGTAAACTATGCCTCTAGTGGATGCTCCACGCGCAATTCTTGATGGGTGCTATGTCCCTGATATCAGCAAAAAAATTCAGCGATCGCTTCCCATCCAAAAAAATTTATTAATCACTTGAATTTATCAATATGAATAACAATAATATTTGCTCTTATCAATCAAGTTATCTAAAGTGAGAATAAAGCACATTATCGATGGCTCTTATAAAAGCAAGCCCACCAATAGGAATCAGATTATGAAGGAACTAATGATGAATCAATCAAACTCTAAAAAATTAACTCAGTGGCTCGTAAAAGCAGTGTTTCTGGTAGTTGTCGCGGGATTTACTCTGCTTATCCAGCCCAGCGCTAGAGCGCAAACACTAACACCATCCATACCTACGGAATCTGAACTAGCTCCAGTTGAATCACTAATGGAGCCTGTAACAGCACCAGTCATATCTCCGGTTGTATCGCCAATGGAGCCTGTGACAGCACCAGTCCTATCCCCAATAGTCTCTGTAGCAGATAACGTTAGACATTTATTACAAACCAATGAATGTGTCGGCTGTAATCTGACTGGAGCAATGTTAAAGGATGCAAACCTGCAAGCGGCAAACTTAGAAGGTGCTAACTTACAAAATGCAGACTTAGAAAGAGCTAACTTACAGCAAACAAACTTACAAGGGGCTAACTTTCAAGGAGCAGATTTAGGCAAGGTAAACCTTTTGGGAGCAAACTTAGTGGGAGCGAACCTATTTGATGCAGACCTAGAGAAAGCCAACCTCCTGGGAGCTAACCTGCAAACCGCTAACCTACAAAACGCAGACTTGGAAAATACAAATCTGACAAATGCAAACATCCAGGGAGCTAATCTGATGGGCGTTGATTTGGAAGATGCTATCAGACCAGAAGGATTTGCTATTCAGTAATTAAACAGAAGTTGTCCGTACAAATTGAATAAAAGCCCTCAAAAGCCTGATTCAATAATGAATACAGGCTTTATTTTAATATTTAAAGGCTCGCGGCGATCGCTCATGTAGAGACGCGATTTATCGTGTCTTGAGAGCAATACGGTTCAGTTAAGGGCTAATAGTACAAAATTGCGGGTTTTCAAGACGCGATAAATCGCCGTCTCTACAAGTGTTTTGGTCTTATCTGAACTGTATCAGTCATTTAATTCCATCAATTCTTTTGTTTTCAAATCAGTTGCTACAGGTTGAGAACATGCAATCTGAGGAGAGATAGAGCAAATCGCATCTGTGGTTGTTTCAAAACAATTTGATAACCCAATTGTTTTTAACAATCCTGTACGTTCTAGTAATTGTTGGACTTCGGGTTGTAACCCTGTGAGAATTAAGCGGCAATTGTGCCGTTCCAAGTCATGATAAATATCCTCTAAGGCTACTAACCCAGTTGTGTCCATATTTGGCACAAATCGCAATCGGAGAATTAAATACTTTACTTCCGGTTCATCGCGGAGGAAGGTAGCAAATCGTTCAGCAGCACCAAAAAATACGGGGCCATCTACCCGATAAACGGCAATTTCCTTACCTAATTCCAGAGGAGTACCAGGAGGAAATACTTCGGTTTCAGGTATTTTAACTAAGCTTAAATCGCTCATCCGTTTGATGAATAACGCTCCAGCTGCAATCAATCCCACTTCGACAGCGAGAACTAAGTCAAACAAGATTGTCACTAGCCAGGTAAGAATCATCACAGCAAAGTCGGAGTAGGTAGCACGCATCAATAAACCAATGGCTTCCCACTCAATCATCCGCAAGCTAACCACCATCAGAATCCCAGCAAGCGCTGCTAAAGGAATCTGTGCTGCTAGGGGTGCTAAAGTTAAAACGATGATGGCTAAGGCAAGACCGTGAATTACCCCAGATAGTCGGGTTTTACCGCCAGAACGGACATTGACAGCAGTCCGAGCGATCGCACCTGTAGCGGGTATGCCCCCAAAAAATGGCACAATCATATTAGCTAAACCTTGACCAATTAATTCGCGATCGCTATTATGTTTCTCGCTGACAGTCATACCATCAGCTACTACCGCCGATAGCAACGATTCAATACTTCCCAGTGCAGCTAAAGCCAAAGCCGGATTAATTAGTTCCCGAATCACACTAAAATCATTCCAGTGGGGAATACCTTGAGGCATCGGTAAAGATTGAGGAATGGTGCCAATTGTTGGTACATTCAAATGGAAAGAAGATGCGATCGCAGTTGCTAACACCAGCCCTACCAAAGAACCTGGTATTGTCGTATTAATCCTGGGCCACAAAAGATTGGTTGCAATCACCACAACTGCCAAGCCAACAGCCGCCCAGTTTAAAGCTTCTACATGACTTAGACTTTGCCAAAGTCCCGGCAAAAAATGTTCGCTACGTGGTAATTTTAAACCAAAGAAATTATTTAACTGACCACAAAAAATAATCACGGCAATACCATTAGTAAAACCTGCCGTCACCGGATAAGGAATAAACTTTACTAACTGTCCAAGTTTGGCAACCCCCAAGGCAATTTGGATAATTCCAGCCATCACCCCAGCAATCCAAACTTTCTCAAGCCCGTACTTGGCGACAATTCCCACCAAAACCACAGCCATTGCACCTGTTGGCCCTGTAATCTGTACTGAGGAACCACCAAAAATTGCTGCGACAATTCCCGCCACAATCGCGGTGTAAAGTCCCGCTTTTGGTTCTACACCACTGGCTACCGCAAAGGCTAAAGCCAAAGGTAATGCCACCACTGCTGCTGTTAGTCCTCCCGTGAAATCGCCACGCAGTCCACCAAACAAGCGACTCAAGCGCAAAAGCAATGGTTCTTTGAGGATATTAGATGTTGCCATATCGTCATTTTCAACTCTTGTACACAATTTCTTGAAGCACACCCAAATGTTATTCCATATTTTCGGTAGAGTTCATTGGGATTGTCGAGATTGCGTGATGGCGTGTGCGTTTTGTTCAAGTTCGCCTATTTGATAAAAGTGGAGGCTTGCTTGACATACTAGACATGGCGTGTATATAAAAGTTGGCGATCGCTACAGAGTTCTTTAGCAGGCCGACAGATGGTAGATTTGATAGCTCTGGCTTTTTTGTTTTATCCAGGAATTGCTTGTACTAGAATATCTTCATTATCTTCGCTGGCTATGAACTTCACGATAGAGATTGAACAAGAAGAGGATGGACGCTTTCTGGCTGAAGTGATTGATTTTCCTGGTGTACTAGCTTATGGGCAGACAAAAGAAGAAGCAGTTGCTAGAGTTCAAGCATTAGCACTGCGTGTTTTGGCAGATAAGCTCGAATATGAGGAAGTAACGCACAGCAGCTAGCGCCAGTACAGCCCAAAAATTTGATGTTTTTAAACAAATAAGCCTATTTTTAGTATTAACTTTATAATTTATATGAGTACAAATTTGGTAAATACCAATGTTGCAATCCATTGAAGGAGTGTATAGGAACGGTAATATACAACTTTCAGAATTACCATCTGATGTATCAGAAAGCCGTGTCATTGTAACTTTTTTAGAACCCAAACAGGCTCCAATCCAAAAGCAGATAATGCGGTTTGGTATGTTTTCTGGAAATAAACAATCAACAGAAAACGATTTCAAAATTACTGAATTTCATGGAGATACCGAAGACGGCTTAGACTGGTCATAGGTAATTATGAAGTACGTGATTGATACTCATGCTCTTATCTGGTTTATTGAAGGAAATTCGCGATTAGGTGCGAATGCCAATGCTATTCTTTCTAATCCTGATTCCCAGTTAGTTATACCAGCTACAACATTAGCCGAAGCTGTTTGGATTGTTGAGAGAGAAAGAACATCTATCCCTTCTGCCAAGAATTTACTTTCAGTAGTTGAAACTGATCCGCGTGTGGTAATTTATCCACTTGACAAAGATGTAATTAAAATAACTATGAGCTTATCTGCTATTAATGAAATGCACGATAGGCAAATTACTGCGACTGCACTAGTTTTAGCAAGTAAAGGTAATGAAGTACAACTATTAACTTGTGATTCAAATATAACTGCATCAGGACTAGTTTCGATTATTTGGTAATGAGTGCGTAAAATCGTTATGTTTTTAAACGCAGAGTAACGCGGAGCTTTGTCTAATTTATTTTGCTAGGAATTAATGAAATATTGTACTGAGACTTTCCTGAATTAACATTAAAAGCAAAAGTCAAGGCTTAAGTAATTTTTACGAGGACGCAACAGTATTAATTAGTCTAGGCTCTGGGTAATAAGCCTACTCAGATAAATTTATGGGACTTTATGACCAAAATCAATCACCACAGGATGCGCTACGAAAGTTACGCGAAGGAGCAAGCCACTCCAGAGTAGCCCAAGAAATTGCTCAACGAGACTATGCGAAAGCTCAAGCCGAAGCTGATAAATGGGAACAAGAATATC encodes:
- a CDS encoding hydantoinase/oxoprolinase family protein; this translates as MLKVFADRGGTFTDIVAVTNNQAIIDGLSKHPKRFLIVPLSNHQWIIVYKLLSENPEQYQDAAIQGIRDIIGITNNEPIPTEAIEVLKMGTTVATNALLERKGDRVVLLITKGFKDALRIGYQNRPNIFARHIVLPTMLYEQVIEIDERYDAKGNELIPINIEQVKSDLQAVYHTGIRSGAIVFMHSDRYPNHEQQIAQLAQEIGFTQISVSHQVSPLMKLVSRGDTTVVDAYLTPILRRYVNQVASQLPEVKLMFMKSDGGLVAAEQFQGKDSILSGPAGGIVGAVQTSKRAGFELVITFDMGGTSTDVAHFKGEYERQLDSEIAGARMRVPVLAINTIAAGGGSVLFFDGSSYRVGPKSAGSNPGPACYRRGGPLAVTDANVMLGKIHPQYFPSVFGIDGNSPLDKDTVIQQFTQLAQDIQAITLNHSTPEEVAAGFIAIAVENMANAIKKISLQRGYDVTQYVLCCFGGAGGQVACLIADTLGMKTIFLHPYAGVLSAYGMGLADVRAIREGGVEQPLSQGLIPQLQQLMEYLETQARSEIDEALSQVEIVRKINLKYEGTNSPMSVNFADNVVMMRQEFETEHQSRYGFIQLEKSLIVESASVEVIQKMDTPEEALITRTRFLDEAPVCVETVRMFSHNKWHDTPIYRREDLQPEDSINGPAIIVEKIGTIVVEPNWNARLTERNHLILKRKG
- a CDS encoding Crp/Fnr family transcriptional regulator, yielding MLTSVDRLLFVRRVPIFKELRDDFIVRLTSVMNELSFPANYTIFRQGEEGRSLYIVVSGRVKVHIGNKQLAEVEQGKYFGEMAVFDTQPRSATATTLEPCEFLELTQEQLYDAIEETPEIAVNIIRELSRLIRRLNDDMNVTSLRS
- a CDS encoding cadmium resistance transporter is translated as MSWLISTLIIGISVAFATTFDDNLYLTAFFGKVNRSFRPKHIVLGEFLGFTTLVCASLPGFFGGLIIPSTWIGLLGLLPIAIGISNFISREDEEETVQAVSVDLTPSKSERQKKSLFATIRDPQTYRVSAVTIANGGNNIGIYVPLFASSNLPSLGVIVCVCYFTVGTWCLLSYNLTRNPLMTPVLTRYGRKIFPFVLIYLGLSILIKSETYRLLPSLAMLGN
- a CDS encoding pentapeptide repeat-containing protein, whose amino-acid sequence is MNQSNSKKLTQWLVKAVFLVVVAGFTLLIQPSARAQTLTPSIPTESELAPVESLMEPVTAPVISPVVSPMEPVTAPVLSPIVSVADNVRHLLQTNECVGCNLTGAMLKDANLQAANLEGANLQNADLERANLQQTNLQGANFQGADLGKVNLLGANLVGANLFDADLEKANLLGANLQTANLQNADLENTNLTNANIQGANLMGVDLEDAIRPEGFAIQ
- a CDS encoding SulP family inorganic anion transporter, which codes for MATSNILKEPLLLRLSRLFGGLRGDFTGGLTAAVVALPLALAFAVASGVEPKAGLYTAIVAGIVAAIFGGSSVQITGPTGAMAVVLVGIVAKYGLEKVWIAGVMAGIIQIALGVAKLGQLVKFIPYPVTAGFTNGIAVIIFCGQLNNFFGLKLPRSEHFLPGLWQSLSHVEALNWAAVGLAVVVIATNLLWPRINTTIPGSLVGLVLATAIASSFHLNVPTIGTIPQSLPMPQGIPHWNDFSVIRELINPALALAALGSIESLLSAVVADGMTVSEKHNSDRELIGQGLANMIVPFFGGIPATGAIARTAVNVRSGGKTRLSGVIHGLALAIIVLTLAPLAAQIPLAALAGILMVVSLRMIEWEAIGLLMRATYSDFAVMILTWLVTILFDLVLAVEVGLIAAGALFIKRMSDLSLVKIPETEVFPPGTPLELGKEIAVYRVDGPVFFGAAERFATFLRDEPEVKYLILRLRFVPNMDTTGLVALEDIYHDLERHNCRLILTGLQPEVQQLLERTGLLKTIGLSNCFETTTDAICSISPQIACSQPVATDLKTKELMELND